The Suncus etruscus isolate mSunEtr1 chromosome 14, mSunEtr1.pri.cur, whole genome shotgun sequence genome contains a region encoding:
- the LOC126028403 gene encoding polyadenylate-binding protein 1-like: LRKSGVGNIFIKNLDKSIDNKALYDTFSAFGNILSCKVVCDENGSKGYGFVHFETQEAAERAIEKMNGMLLNDRKVFVGRFKSRKEREAELGARAKEFTNVYIKNFGEDMDDERLKELFGKFGPALSVKVMTDENGKSKGFGFVSFERHEDAQKAVDEMNGKELNGKQIYVGRAQKKVERQTELKRKFEQMKQDRITRYQGVNLYVKNLDDERLRKEFSPFGTITSAKVMMEGGRSKGFGFVCFSSPEEATKAVTEMNGRIVATKPLYVALAQRKEERQAHLTNQYMQRMASVRAISFHSAGNSSPPSRTASRQERV; the protein is encoded by the coding sequence CTTCGCAAAAGTGGAGTGGGCAacatattcattaaaaatttggATAAATCCATTGATAACAAAGCACTGTATGACACGTTTTCTGCTTTCGGCAACATCCTTTCATGTAAGGTGGTTTGTGATGAGAATGGCTCCAAGGGTTATGGATTTGTACATTTCGAGACACAGGAAGCAGCAGAACGAGCTATTGAGAAAATGAATGGGATGCTGCTGAATGATCGCAAAGTATTTGTTGGACGATTTAAGTCTCGGAAGGAACGAGAAGCAGAACTTGGAGCAAGGGCAAAAGAATTCACCAATGTTTACATCAAGAATTTTGGAGAAGACATGGATGATGAGCGCCTTAAGGAACTCTTTGGCAAGTTTGGACCTGCCTTAAGTGTGAAAGTAATGACGGATGAAAATGGAAAATCCAAAGGTTTTGGATTTGTAAGCTTCGAAAGGCATGAAGATGCTCAGAAGGCTGTGGATGAGATGAATGGAAAGGAGCTCAATGGCAAACAGATTTATGTTGGTCGGGCTCAGAAAAAAGTGGAGCGCCAGACAGAACTTAAGCGCAAATTTGAACAGATGAAGCAAGATCGGATCACCAGATACCAGGGTGTTAACCTTTATGTGAAAAATCTTGATGATGAACGTCTTCGGAAAGAGTTTTCTCCATTTGGTACAATCACTAGTGCAAAGGTGATGATGGAGGGTGGTCGCAGCAAAGGGTTTGGTTTTGTATGTTTCTCATCCCCAGAAGAAGCCACTAAAGCAGTCACAGAAATGAATGGTAGGATTGTGGCCACCAAGCCATTGTATGTAGCTTTAGCTCAGCGCAAAGAAGAGCGCCAGGCCCACCTTACTAACCAGTATATGCAGAGAATGGCAAGTGTGCGAGCAATTTCCTTCCATTCAGCAGGTAACAGTTCTCCTCCATCTCGGACTGCCTCAAGACAAGAGAGGGTGTAG